The Temnothorax longispinosus isolate EJ_2023e chromosome 12, Tlon_JGU_v1, whole genome shotgun sequence genome includes a window with the following:
- the LOC139823343 gene encoding cytochrome P450 9e2-like, which produces MEYWSILLSIVIGAVSIYYLFKNFNLFKRHGVIHVPPVPNFGIMTSVICRRTSFTDFILKLYNFNPNAKYFGFYATTNPIFVLRDPELIKTILVKNFEAFPDRRGFSNLNDPLLGKNLFSLHGEKWRNVRTLLSPSFTSSKMKIMFTLMSECAVDFAKFLSTLPADKNDINTKDAFSKYTNDVIATCAFGIKIDSMKDPTNKFYVYGKEATSFLGSRALKFFFMRTFPSLGRFLNVKLINDYVSNFFKNIIKTTIATRDAEHITRPDMLQLMMDIRGKEGRRELDIDDMTAQAFIFFFGGFDTSSTAMSFAAHEIAANPEIQAKLQREIDNVLEESKGEVSYEAINRLEYLDAVINEALRLYPPVGFLERVCDKTYELPPALPNEKSFIMKKGMVFWIPVFAIHRDKKYYDNPEKFSPERFFDNKMYHNSSCYMPFGLGPRMCIANRFAMLEVKVLLFHLLARCELKPSAKTPSPIKFKKSLIMMPENGFWLNIQRRKHMHPALESTVVKG; this is translated from the coding sequence ATGGAATATTGGTCGATATTGTTATCGATAGTGATCGGTGCGGTCAgcatttattatctttttaaaaatttcaatctcTTTAAAAGACATGGTGTTATACACGTACCGCCTGTTCCAAATTTCGGAATCATGACATCGGTTATATGTCGCCGAACATCATTCACCGATTTCATCTTAaagttatacaattttaatccaAACGCAAAGTATTTTGGATTCTATGCCACGACAAATCCAATCTTCGTGCTTCGCGATCCGGAACTCATTAAGACTATTCTTGTTAAGAATTTCGAAGCATTTCCAGATCGTCGTGGTTTCTCCAATTTGAATGATCCTTTActtggtaaaaatttgttttctcttcACGGAGAAAAATGGCGGAACGTGAGAACTCTGTTGAGTCCCTCTTTTACGTCTAGcaagatgaaaataatgttcacGTTGATGTCGGAATGTGCTGTAGATTTTGCTAAATTTCTATCGACACTGCCAGCAGACAAAAACGATATAAACACGAAAGATGCCTTTTCCAAATATACGAATGATGTCATCGCCACATGTGCTTTCGGAATCAAGATCGACTCTATGAAAGATCCAACGAACAAGTTCTATGTTTACGGCAAGGAAGCAACTAGCTTTTTAGGGAGCCGCGCcctaaagtttttttttatgagaacTTTTCCGAGTCTCGGACGATTTCTCAATGTAAAGCTTATCAACGATTACGTGTCGAACTTTTTCAAGAACATTATAAAGACTACAATCGCTACTCGTGATGCGGAACACATTACACGCCCGGATATGTTACAATTGATGATGGATATTAGAGGCAAAGAAGGTCGTAGAGAACTAGACATCGACGACATGACTGCGCAAGCgttcatctttttcttcggTGGCTTCGATACCAGCTCAACCGCAATGTCCTTCGCAGCTCACGAAATCGCAGCTAACCCAGAAATTCAGGCCAAATTACAGCGAGAGATCGACAACGTTTTGGAGGAGTCGAAAGGAGAAGTGTCTTACGAAGCCATTAACCGACTCGAATATTTAGATGCGGTGATAAACGAAGCTCTCAGATTATATCCACCAGTCGGCTTCTTAGAAAGAGTATGCGACAAAACTTATGAATTACCACCCGCATTGCCGAACGAAAAATCTTTCATCATGAAGAAGGGTATGGTTTTTTGGATTCCGGTTTTCGCAATCCATCGTGATAAAAAATACTACGATAATCCGGAGAAATTTTCTCCAGAGAGATTTTTTGACAACAAGATGTACCATAATTCTTCGTGTTACATGCCATTTGGGTTAGGACCAAGAATGTGCATAGCTAACAGATTTGCCATGCTGGAAGTCAAAGTCTTGCTGTTTCATTTGTTAGCGCGATGCGAACTGAAACCTTCCGCGAAAACTCCATCCCCaataaaattcaagaaaagTCTGATAATGATGCCGGAGAATGGGTTCTGGTTAAATATTCAGCGTAGAAAACATATGCATCCTGCGCTGGAGTCTACAGTAGTGAAGGGCTAA
- the LOC139823339 gene encoding cytochrome P450 9e2-like, which produces MIYVIVLSVIAGTLGLYYFLFKDLNYFKKHGIPHVNKSFPIIGNMGPTIFRRQSLPEFVKSIYDLYPDAKYIGMHDMRQPIIMLRDPELIKSVILKHFDIFMDHITLIDEHQDPFFGKNLAILRGERWRKVRSILSPAFTSSKMKSMFKLMSQCGVDFSNYLAELPPEKRTMEMKDVFTRYTNDVIATCAFGVSVDSMKNPKNDFYMYGTEATNFTSILFKFYILKVWPWLARILGVTIVSEKIANFFRDLIKTTIKTRDENGIVRPDMLQLMMESRGKDDKTELTVDDIVAHAFLFFFGGFESTSSLMCFAAHEMAVNQDIQEKLQKEIDQLLEETNGQAPYEAVNGMEYLDAVINEALRMYPAGSMLDRLCSKDLELPPALPGIKPFTIKKGCGIWVPVYGLQQDPKYFQEPEKFDPERFCGERKKDSLNCGAYLPFGLGPRMCIGNRFALLETKVLLFHLLARCDLKTCEKTSVPMKIAKNSFLMKPEGGFWLNVTPRKNTHHSITTNVITGTSQM; this is translated from the coding sequence ATGATATATGTAATCGTTTTGTCGGTGATAGCAGGCACCCTAGGCctctattattttctcttcaaAGACTTAAATTACTTCAAGAAACATGGAATACCGCATGTGAATAAGTCTTTTCCTATAATAGGAAATATGGGACCAACAATCTTCCGTCGCCAATCATTACCTGAGTTTGTCAAATCGATATACGATTTATATCCTGACGCCAAATACATCGGCATGCATGATATGAGACAACCAATCATAATGCTTCGCGATCCTGAACTTATTAAATCCGtgatattaaaacattttgacATATTCATGGATCATATTACTCTCATCGATGAACATCAAGATCCATTTTTTGGGAAAAACCTCGCCATCCTTCGTGGAGAGAGATGGCGCAAGGTAAGATCTATATTGAGCCCGGCTTTCACGTCCAGTAAAATGAAAAGTATGTTTAAGCTGATGTCACAGTGCGGTGTTGACTTTAGCAATTATTTGGCGGAACTGCCGCCGGAGAAGAGAACAATGGAAATGAAAGACGTTTTCACGAGGTATACAAACGATGTAATCGCTACTTGCGCTTTTGGCGTTAGTGTAGATTCTATGAAAAATCCAAAAAACGATTTCTATATGTACGGCACGGAGGCAACCAATTTCACATCCATTCTTTTCAAGTTTTACATACTTAAAGTCTGGCCTTGGCTAGCACGAATACTTGGGGTGACTAttgtttctgaaaaaataGCTAATTTTTTCAGAGATCTCATAAAAACCACCATAAAAACTAGGGATGAAAATGGTATCGTTCGTCCAGACATGTTACAATTGATGATGGAGAGTAGAGGTAAAGATGACAAGACAGAATTGACTGTCGACGATATAGTAGCACACGcgttccttttcttttttggagGCTTTGAGAGTACTTCATCGTTAATGTGTTTTGCCGCTCACGAAATGGCAGTAAATCAAGATATACAAGAAAAACTTCAAAAGGAGATTGACCAACTCTTGGAAGAAACGAATGGACAAGCACCTTACGAAGCGGTTAATGGCATGGAATATTTAGATGCTGTAATCAACGAGGCTTTGAGGATGTATCCGGCTGGTTCGATGTTGGACAGATTGTGCTCAAAAGACTTGGAGCTACCACCAGCATTGCCTGGTATAAAACCCTTCACTATAAAAAAAGGGTGCGGCATCTGGGTACCGGTTTATGGACTTCAACAGGATCCTAAATATTTCCAAGAGCCGGAGAAGTTTGATCCCGAGCGGTTTTGTGGTGAACGGAAAAAGGACAGTCTCAACTGCGGAGCCTATCTACCTTTCGGTCTTGGTCCAAGAATGTGCATAGGTAATAGATTCGCATTGCTGGAGACGAAGGTTCTACTTTTTCATCTATTGGCCCGTTGCGATTTGAAAACCTGCGAGAAGACATCGGTACCGATGAAGATCGCTAAGAATAGCTTTCTTATGAAACCTGAAGGAGGTTTCTGGTTAAATGTAACGCCAAGGAAAAATACGCATCATTCTATTACAACTAATGTTATTACTGGAACAAGCCAgatgtaa
- the LOC139823340 gene encoding cytochrome P450 9e2-like, producing the protein MIYVIVLSVIAGTLGLYYFLFKDLNYFKKHGIPHVNKSFPIIGNMGPTIFRRQSLPEFVKSIYDLYPDAKYIGMHDMRQPIIMLRDPELIKSVILKHFDIFMDHITFIDEHQDPFFGKNLAVLRGERWREVRSILSPAFTSSKMKSMFKLMSHCGVDFSNYLAELPPEKRTMEMKDVFTRYTNDVIATCAFGVSVDSMKNPKNDFYMYGTEATNFKSILLKFYILKGWPWLARILGLTIVSEKIANFFRDLIKTTIKTRDENCIVRPDMLQLMMESRGKDGKTELTVDDIVAHAFLFFFGGFESTSTLMCFAAHEMAVNQDIQEKLQKEIDQLLEETNGQAPYEAVNGMEYLDAVINEALRMYPAGSMLDRLCSKDLELPPALPGIKPFTIKKGCGIWIPVYGLQQDPKYFQEPEKFDPERFRGERKKNSLNCGAYLPFGLGPRMCIGNRFALLETKVLLFHLLARCDLKTCEKTSVPMKIAKNSFLMKPEGGFWLKVLPRKDTHHTLAANLVNGSH; encoded by the coding sequence ATGATATATGTAATCGTTTTGTCGGTGATAGCAGGCACCCTAGGCctctattattttctcttcaaAGACTTAAATTACTTCAAGAAACATGGAATACCGCATGTGAATAAGTCTTTTCCTATAATAGGAAATATGGGACCAACAATCTTCCGTCGCCAATCATTACCTGAGTTTGTCAAATCGATATACGATTTATATCCTGACGCCAAATACATCGGCATGCATGATATGAGACAACCAATCATAATGCTTCGCGATCCTGAACTTATTAAATCCGtgatattaaaacattttgacATATTCATGGATCATATTACTTTCATCGATGAACATCAAGATCCATTTTTTGGGAAAAACCTCGCCGTCCTTCGTGGAGAGAGATGGCGCGAGGTAAGATCTATATTGAGCCCGGCTTTCACGTCCAGTAAAATGAAAAGTATGTTTAAGCTGATGTCACATTGCGGTGTTGACTTTAGCAATTATTTGGCGGAACTGCCGCCGGAGAAGAGAACAATGGAAATGAAAGACGTTTTCACGAGATATACAAACGATGTAATCGCTACTTGCGCTTTTGGCGTTAGTGTAGATTCTATGAAAAATCCAAAAAACGATTTCTATATGTACGGCACGGAGGCAACCAATTTCAAATCCATTCTTCTCAAGTTTTACATACTTAAAGGCTGGCCTTGGCTAGCACGAATACTTGGGTTGACTAttgtttctgaaaaaataGCTAATTTTTTCAGAGATCTCATAAAAACCACTATAAAAACTAGAGATGAAAATTGTATCGTTCGTCCAGACATGTTACAATTGATGATGGAGAGTAGAGGTAAAGATGGCAAAACAGAATTGACTGTCGACGATATAGTAGCACACGcgttccttttcttttttggagGCTTCGAGAGTACTTCAACGTTAATGTGTTTTGCCGCTCACGAAATGGCAGTAAATCAAGATATACAAGAAAAACTTCAAAAGGAGATTGACCAACTCTTGGAAGAAACGAATGGACAAGCACCTTACGAAGCGGTTAATGGCATGGAATATTTAGATGCTGTAATCAACGAGGCTTTGAGAATGTATCCGGCTGGTTCGATGTTGGACAGATTGTGCTCAAAAGACTTGGAGCTACCACCAGCATTGCCTGGTATAAAACCCTTCACTATAAAAAAAGGGTGCGGCATCTGGATACCGGTTTATGGACTTCAACAGGATCCTAAATATTTCCAAGAGCCGGAGAAGTTTGATCCCGAGCGGTTTCGTGGTGAACGGAAAAAAAACAGTCTCAACTGCGGAGCCTATCTACCTTTCGGTCTTGGTCCAAGAATGTGCATAGGTAATAGATTCGCATTGCTGGAGACGAAGGTTCTACTTTTTCATCTATTGGCCCGTTGCGATTTGAAAACCTGCGAGAAGACATCGGTACCGATGAAGATCGCTAAGAATAGCTTTCTTATGAAACCTGAAGGAGGTTTCTGGCTGAAGGTGTTGCCACGAAAAGATACACATCACACTCTTGCAGCTAATCTTGTTAATGGATCACACTAA